The Candidatus Equadaptatus faecalis genome contains the following window.
AAAGTAATCACCAAGAAGGTTAAAAAAATCCTTGCCTTATGGCGTATAAAAGGTATTAAAAATACTTTAACGGATATTGAAGCACTTGAAAAGAAACTTTTAGCAGAAAATAAACAGTAGTCTGTATGTCATTTGTACATATTTTTACTTAAGGCAGTACGGAATTTCAGCGTTGTACACAGGCCGTGATTTTTCAAAATCCTGCAATCCGCAAACAATTCTGCGACACAATTTTAGAAAATTTGTAATTTTGTGTCGCAGAATTGTTTATATTTACAAACCAAGCAAGGACTTGCAAATATTTTATTCCGAAGACCTCCGGCTAATCCGCGATGCAATCGTATTGTAGCCGAAAATAACAGGCAGTCAAGGTAAGTGCATACCAAAAATTTCAAAAATCAGCCTGTTCCGGAAAAATTCTGCCCAAAACATTTGTGCACAACGCCGCGTAATGTAGTATAATAGACACGCGAGAGGATATTTTTCAAAGGACGGCGGGGCAGATGATAAATCTGACAGAGCGTACGCGTGCGGGTTACGTTTTTCGTGCCTGCCTGATAATGTTCGGTGACATACTTTCTGTCGCCGTGTCTTTTATGTTCGGTCTTTGGATACGCTATGACTTTATGGCGGACAAAATTCCGCACGGCTACCTTGAAGCGGTAACGTACTTCATAATATACGCCTGCATCATTGTAGTGCTTGTCTACCGTGCATTCCGCCTGTATCAGTCAATATGGCGCTACGCCTCGGTGACGGAGGCATACCGCATAGTGCTTGCCTACATGGTGCTTGCGCTGCTCTTTCTGCTCGGCAACAAGGTCGAACAGCTGCGTATCCCGCGTTCAAGCCTGTTTGTAGCCTACATACTCTGCGGCATATTCTGCGTGATGATACGCTTCGGCTACCGCTTCATGCGCTACGTTCTGCGCAGCGAAGCGCACGAAGCGCCGTATCAGACAATGATAATCGGCGGCGGCCAGGCAGCTCGCGAAATAATAAAAGACATTCTGCTCGCGCGGCGCGCGGAATACAAGCTTAAAGTCATCATAGACGACAACCCGTACAAAATAGGGCGCTACCTTGAAGGAATAAAAATCGCCGGAAGCCGCAGGGACATTCCGCGCCTTGTCAAAGCTTATCACATAAACACCATCATCTACGCGATATCCGACGCGACGCCGCAGGACAAAAGCGAAATACTCAACATCTGCAAAGAAACAGGCTGCAAAATACAGGTAGTCCCAAGCCTGTTCAGACTTTATACCGGCGAACTCAGCGTCACCAAACTGCGCGAGGTGCGGATAGAAGACCTGCTCGGCAGGGATGAAATTCAGGTTGACAACGAGGAAATACTTCAGGAATTCTCAGGAAAAACCGTACTCGTCACCGGAGGCGGAGGCAGCATAGGCAGCGAACTGTGCCGCCAGATAGCGAAAACAAACCCGAAGCTTCTCATAATATTCGACATATACGAAAACGGCGCCTATGACGTGCAGCAGGAGCTGAAAATCGCAAATCCCGGGCTTAACGTCAAGGTTCTCATAGGCTCCGTCCGCGACGAAAAGAGAATAAACACCGTCATGCAGCAGTACAGGCCTGACGTCGTCTTCCACGCCGCGGCGCACAAGCACGTGCCTCTCATGGAGGACAGCCCGTGCGAAGCTGTAAAAAACAACGTCCTCGGCACCTACAAAACGGCAAAAGCGGCAATAAACGCCGGGGTAAAACGCTTCCTCCTCATCTCCACAGACAAAGCGGTCAACCCGACGAATGTCATGGGAGCAAGCAAAAGACTCTGCGAAATGATTATACAGTCATTTGCGAAGAAAAATTTGGCAGACAGCAGACAGCAGACAGCAGACAGCGCGGGCGAAGCGAGCAATACAGCCGACAGCGTGCAGCCTGCAGCTTACAGCGACAGTACCGCCGCAGGCGGTACTGTATTCTCCGCCGTTCGCTTTGGCAACGTGCTTGGCAGCAACGGAAGCGTAATACCGCTCTTTAAGAGACAGATAGCCGAAGGGGGACCTGTTACCGTAACGGACAAGAACATCATCCGCTACTTCATGACCATACCGGAAGCAGTGTCACTCATACTTCAGGCTTCGCACTACGCCGAAGGCGGGGAAATATTTGTCCTTGACATGGGAAAACCGGTGCGCATCGACGACATGGCGCGTGACCTCATAAAGCTCTCCGGCTACACGCCCGACAAAGACATAAAAATCGTCTACACAGGGCTCCGCCCGGGCGAAAAACTCTTCGAAGAACTTCTCATGAGCGAAGAAGGAATGCGCAAAACGCGCAACAACCTCATCTACGTCGGCAAACCGATACAATTTG
Protein-coding sequences here:
- a CDS encoding polysaccharide biosynthesis protein; this translates as MINLTERTRAGYVFRACLIMFGDILSVAVSFMFGLWIRYDFMADKIPHGYLEAVTYFIIYACIIVVLVYRAFRLYQSIWRYASVTEAYRIVLAYMVLALLFLLGNKVEQLRIPRSSLFVAYILCGIFCVMIRFGYRFMRYVLRSEAHEAPYQTMIIGGGQAAREIIKDILLARRAEYKLKVIIDDNPYKIGRYLEGIKIAGSRRDIPRLVKAYHINTIIYAISDATPQDKSEILNICKETGCKIQVVPSLFRLYTGELSVTKLREVRIEDLLGRDEIQVDNEEILQEFSGKTVLVTGGGGSIGSELCRQIAKTNPKLLIIFDIYENGAYDVQQELKIANPGLNVKVLIGSVRDEKRINTVMQQYRPDVVFHAAAHKHVPLMEDSPCEAVKNNVLGTYKTAKAAINAGVKRFLLISTDKAVNPTNVMGASKRLCEMIIQSFAKKNLADSRQQTADSAGEASNTADSVQPAAYSDSTAAGGTVFSAVRFGNVLGSNGSVIPLFKRQIAEGGPVTVTDKNIIRYFMTIPEAVSLILQASHYAEGGEIFVLDMGKPVRIDDMARDLIKLSGYTPDKDIKIVYTGLRPGEKLFEELLMSEEGMRKTRNNLIYVGKPIQFDEAKLEAQIAELDAASANESERIKQAVAEVVDTYKISNKQ